GAAGAGAAATCAACAAGGTTCCTGACCTGCTCGACGTCGTCGCGGTCGAAGTCGTCCCGGGCCTGGCTGCCGTAGATGCCGGCGCCCTCGGCGTCCTTGTTCCCGAACTTGAAGAACCGCACCCTGCCGCTctccctcgccggcgccgcctcgcccAGCCGCAGCCACCCTTGCGTCCTCCGCGCAGCGCCCCTGCCAAGCAGCGCCGTCCCCTGCGGCGGCACccgcggcgacgtccgccTCGACGACGTACTGGTCGCGAGCTGGATGGTGCACGGGATGGAGGCCATGGCGCTCGCTGCTTCCTGGAGCGCAACCGCGTTTGGGGGTGGGGGGGCGTTAAgcgggagcgggaggcggagaAGTGCAGTGGTATATGGAGTGGGAATGGATAAGGAGTAGTGCCGTCGACTGTTTACCTGAACTCTGAATCTCAGAGTCTCAGACGTGCCCTGTTTGAGTGTTTGGTGTGAGATACTGTCACAGGAGGTAACGAGATGTTCAGAAAGTGCAGGATTGTGGCATCTCTGGCCGGAGATTTACACCGGCGTGACATATCTGGTTTTATTTCATTCGGTTAGCAGAGCCAGGCTGCTTATTTTACCGACAAAAGGTTTTGTTGAGTCTAGGCTCAGCCGCTCAGGTGAagtgcaaaaaagaaaaacggtGAATTCAACATGTGAAAAAGGGGCTAATgtaaaaggtaaaaaaaatgtgaatatAGAAATGCTGAGTGCCATAGTGGGACAACAGCACTGGCTTATGTCTATTCCTGAAAAAAGTATCTGGCTGGTTTCTCTGCCGTTGTTTTTGGTAGCGTGTTAGTTACGTTCATGGCAATTTTCCACGTTTGTGAAGCAAACTGAGTGACAGGGTTTTCTTTGCCTTCGATAATGCCATGCTCCTCAGGTTCCCAGTCCATTTCCATATTTCCAGTCATCAGTTCATCGCCATCTGGCTTCAGCGACAGAGTTATTTTCTTTCACAATGGTTGATTAAAACCTATCTAATTAGAGAAGCTCACTCTTTGCTTTAACAGCATTTAATCACAGTAGAGTGGCATTAACCTCTCTAGTCACTCTATCACATGAAATCTAAGTGATAGAACTCCTattttttcttagcatttgCTGTTCCAGAAATGCAAGGTTTGTATCCTTATATCGGAGAACACCTgtcactgttttttttttctaaaaacagAAGAACTGAGCATTCAGTTAGCAACTAAAAATGCATCTGTACATTACATACACAGCCATTGTGATCTTGCTTCAGTAGGAAATGCTTTCCATAAATTAACTTGTCATACATCAGAGCACAAGAGCAGTTTCCATGGATAGAACTGACTAGTAGATGCAATTAAACCGGATTGCAACATACAAAGATGCGGTCAGGTAGATGGTTGGCTCACCAGAGAAGGCAGGGGATATGATGCCTTCGAAAGGCTTGCAATAACCCAAGTACCCAACATGCCCTGCATGAAAGGGCAGTAAAAGCCTTAATTTCAGTCACCTTCCGTCGAGGCTAGGCAAAGGTCTCCGACAGCTTGGAGAATCCAAGCTTCCTGAGGCGGCTGCTCATTGGATTACCGCACCTGACATCCACCACCTCAACGCCATGCAcatttcctttcttcttcgcCTTCTCAATGTTTGGGCTTCGATCAGCTAGCACAGTATCTGAGTGTAGCATTGGCCGTTGAGAGCTCCTTCTTGGCTTGCAGGCTTCTTCGGCGCTCACACGGTCAGTTCTGCCAttattgctgctgctactgccaCTGCTGGAGACATTGGATGAGCTCTTCCTTAGGATGATCTTCCGAGGACTAGCTCCGCAGGGCACAGAAACTGGGCTACTTTGGTGTCTCAAGCGCGGGGTGGCAGCTCCTTGTGGCGCTATTCTGATGGCCTCCAACTCTCTTGTCATGAGCGCACCGATGGTGCCAGTTGTGCCCACTTTGATAGCGCCTCCCTCACCATTGACAAGCTCGGCAGCACAAGGCATGGTCTGTTTATGAGAAGAAGACTTGTAATGGTTAGGCCTTGTCATAATTTATAACTGAGGCTGCTAATGGAAGAATTGCATGAAAAAGTTATGACAGGAGAAAAGTTGCAATGTACAGTAAAGGTGAAAAGATGGGAAAAGGTTGCATGACAAAGAGAATAAAAATCATGATGTTGTCAACATGCAAGATGAGAGGTGTATAATAAATAACAGACAGTTGCCATCAACGTATGGCATTTGAGATGCGATGATTCAATCACTGCGGTAACATGGCATCAACCCTTCTGTATTTCTAATTCAGGAATCATGATATCCACACAACAGATAGTCAAATACAATCAATTGTACCACCTGGTTCAGAGAATCATGATATCCACACAATTTGTTCCCCTAATTCAGAAATCATGGTTCCCATACAACAAATCCAACGCTCACTCGAATGGAGTGTACTCGGCGCCAGCATTCCTCA
This is a stretch of genomic DNA from Brachypodium distachyon strain Bd21 chromosome 1, Brachypodium_distachyon_v3.0, whole genome shotgun sequence. It encodes these proteins:
- the LOC100831688 gene encoding uncharacterized protein LOC100831688, translating into MPCAAELVNGEGGAIKVGTTGTIGALMTRELEAIRIAPQGAATPRLRHQSSPVSVPCGASPRKIILRKSSSNVSSSGSSSSNNGRTDRVSAEEACKPRRSSQRPMLHSDTVLADRSPNIEKAKKKGNVHGVEVVDVRCGNPMSSRLRKLGFSKLSETFA
- the LOC100831388 gene encoding protein LHCP TRANSLOCATION DEFECT — its product is MASIPCTIQLATSTSSRRTSPRVPPQGTALLGRGAARRTQGWLRLGEAAPARESGRVRFFKFGNKDAEGAGIYGSQARDDFDRDDVEQYFNYMGMLAVEGTYDKMEALLSQGTHPVDILLLLAASEGDVPKIEELLRAGAKCDVKDPDERTALDRATSEEVRDLIAGFAPANKA